The following proteins come from a genomic window of Fusibacter sp. A1:
- a CDS encoding low specificity L-threonine aldolase yields the protein MKSYMEVLRATKHKVRGHRLAPMKEQMKVFETLDENLMPDMYGTGSVIESFQNQMAEVLGKEASVFFPSGTMAQQIALRIWCDREKNKKVAYHPLCHLEIHEQDGLKELHGIKTVLLGDKERLFTLEDLVHLGQVAVVLFELPQREIGGQLPSWTDLVEMVMYLKSRGIHTHLDGARLFECLPYYEKSAQEVCELFDSVYISFYKGLAGVTGAILAGEKAFTEKSKVWKRRHGGDLYHLYPYVVTASHAYELRKDRMQGYYEQAVEYASKLSQVEGIKILPEVPVCNMFHVHFNERADDVTGQLIKVMESSDVALFGGLQNRANGLAKAEIYIGDEYGLIGDEKIDRAIAELKQIGISANQKRG from the coding sequence ATGAAATCATACATGGAAGTTTTAAGGGCGACAAAGCACAAGGTGCGCGGACATAGGCTGGCGCCGATGAAAGAGCAAATGAAAGTGTTTGAAACACTTGATGAAAACCTGATGCCTGACATGTACGGCACAGGGAGCGTGATCGAGTCCTTTCAGAATCAAATGGCCGAGGTCCTTGGCAAGGAAGCTTCCGTGTTTTTCCCTAGCGGAACGATGGCCCAGCAAATAGCGCTAAGAATCTGGTGCGATAGGGAGAAAAACAAGAAAGTGGCCTATCATCCCTTATGCCACTTAGAAATTCATGAGCAGGACGGTTTAAAAGAGCTTCACGGTATCAAGACTGTTCTCCTTGGTGACAAGGAGCGCCTGTTCACACTTGAAGACCTTGTACACTTAGGTCAAGTAGCGGTCGTGCTGTTTGAACTTCCACAAAGGGAGATAGGCGGACAACTGCCTTCGTGGACCGATCTGGTTGAAATGGTGATGTATTTGAAAAGTAGAGGCATCCATACGCATCTTGACGGTGCTAGGCTGTTCGAGTGTCTGCCTTACTATGAAAAGAGCGCTCAAGAGGTTTGTGAGCTTTTCGATTCTGTTTACATCTCCTTCTATAAGGGGCTTGCTGGAGTCACAGGAGCAATACTTGCCGGCGAGAAAGCATTTACTGAAAAGTCGAAAGTATGGAAGCGAAGGCATGGTGGAGACCTTTATCACCTGTATCCCTATGTGGTTACCGCTTCTCATGCCTATGAATTAAGAAAAGACAGAATGCAAGGCTATTATGAACAAGCCGTGGAATATGCGAGTAAGCTCAGCCAGGTAGAAGGTATAAAAATCCTACCAGAAGTGCCTGTGTGCAACATGTTTCATGTCCACTTTAATGAAAGGGCTGATGACGTGACGGGTCAGCTGATAAAGGTAATGGAGTCTTCTGATGTCGCGCTGTTCGGAGGCCTTCAAAATCGAGCGAACGGGCTGGCTAAAGCTGAGATTTACATTGGCGATGAATACGGCCTGATCGGTGATGAAAAGATCGACCGTGCGATAGCGGAGTTAAAGCAAATCGGTATCAGCGCAAATCAGAAAAGAGGTTAA
- a CDS encoding endonuclease/exonuclease/phosphatase family protein has translation MVKKTVKAVLVILLTFFVACGLFIGYLTLANQVHQPIEALEVVQSSKTVLSHETGFKVTTFNIGYGGLDKSQNFFADGGVNSRSDSLEKTMDNMDASMEFMSEIQSDIYLIQEIDVKASRSYNLNELDLLKRRFDDYSSVFAYNYNAIWVPVPLMSPMGHVDAGMGIFSKYLMDDAKRHQLEGQESWPMKLVELDRCFIETNLPLDNGKNLVVVNLHLSAYDEGGLLRNQQVAHLKRYINEQYEAGNYVLLGGDWNQLISDVQLSDPDFMANWPTWLVQISTELTETGFKWGVDDSVMTVRDLVTDYIADETFVTIIDGFLVSPNLEIVDVKGHDLGFEFSDHNPVTIELRFN, from the coding sequence ATGGTTAAGAAAACGGTCAAAGCGGTACTTGTCATCCTACTTACATTCTTTGTGGCATGCGGTCTCTTTATAGGATATCTGACACTTGCCAATCAAGTGCATCAGCCCATTGAAGCACTCGAGGTGGTTCAAAGCAGTAAAACTGTACTTAGCCATGAGACCGGTTTTAAAGTGACCACCTTCAACATAGGTTATGGCGGTCTTGACAAGTCACAAAACTTTTTTGCAGACGGCGGCGTCAACAGCAGGTCCGATAGTCTTGAAAAGACCATGGACAATATGGATGCTTCAATGGAGTTCATGTCTGAGATACAATCTGATATTTATCTGATACAAGAAATCGACGTTAAAGCGTCGCGAAGCTATAACTTAAACGAGCTCGATTTACTTAAAAGGCGCTTTGATGATTACAGCAGTGTCTTCGCCTACAACTACAATGCCATCTGGGTTCCGGTGCCACTTATGTCGCCGATGGGACATGTGGACGCGGGTATGGGCATCTTTTCGAAGTACCTTATGGACGATGCCAAAAGGCACCAGCTTGAAGGACAGGAATCATGGCCGATGAAGCTTGTAGAGCTTGACAGATGTTTTATCGAAACCAACCTTCCGCTTGATAACGGCAAGAACCTTGTTGTAGTCAACCTGCACTTATCCGCATACGATGAAGGCGGACTTCTAAGAAATCAGCAGGTGGCACACCTTAAGAGGTACATCAACGAGCAGTACGAAGCTGGAAACTACGTGCTCTTGGGTGGGGATTGGAACCAGCTGATTTCGGATGTGCAGTTGAGCGATCCGGACTTTATGGCCAACTGGCCGACCTGGCTTGTTCAAATCAGCACTGAGCTGACGGAAACAGGGTTCAAATGGGGCGTGGATGATTCGGTGATGACGGTTAGAGACCTTGTCACGGATTATATCGCCGATGAGACCTTTGTCACAATCATCGACGGATTTTTGGTATCACCTAATCTTGAAATCGTCGATGTCAAAGGTCACGACCTTGGATTTGAGTTTAGCGACCATAATCCGGTGACGATCGAGCTGAGGTTCAACTGA
- a CDS encoding alpha/beta fold hydrolase, whose protein sequence is MRTDFEFDSFNEVKLEGHKWYSEDSQPRAIIVLSHGMAESILRYEAFAQFLVDNQFVVYGHSHRGHGQLAAAAGKLGYIGEDGWNKMVEDLKTVVDMAAKDFPGLPKVVYGHSMGSYVARAFLKKYEHEADAIVFSGTGFPSKMELIGAGTIAKIESVFNLKDEPSKRLDKLSFGKFNAQIKDPRTPFDWLSTVEEEVDKYIENPLCGQIHPTSFFVNFIDGLYHLLYKNKPVFNEPQIPVLVLSGSNDPCGECETGVMKTGEYYKNLGFDTEILLYPKGRHEMLNEANRGEVYEDVIAWINRKIEI, encoded by the coding sequence ATGAGAACGGATTTTGAATTTGATTCGTTTAACGAAGTGAAGCTTGAGGGGCATAAATGGTATAGCGAGGACAGTCAGCCTCGCGCCATTATTGTATTGTCACATGGAATGGCGGAGTCGATTTTAAGATATGAGGCATTCGCGCAGTTTCTTGTAGATAATCAATTTGTAGTCTACGGGCATTCCCATAGAGGACATGGTCAACTTGCAGCCGCCGCTGGAAAACTCGGTTATATCGGTGAGGATGGTTGGAACAAGATGGTGGAAGACTTAAAGACAGTTGTCGATATGGCAGCCAAGGACTTCCCCGGCCTTCCTAAAGTCGTTTACGGGCACAGCATGGGTTCTTACGTCGCAAGAGCATTTTTGAAGAAGTACGAGCACGAAGCGGATGCCATCGTGTTTTCAGGTACCGGTTTTCCTTCAAAGATGGAACTGATCGGTGCTGGAACGATCGCTAAAATCGAATCGGTGTTCAATCTTAAGGACGAACCCTCAAAACGGTTGGACAAGCTTTCCTTCGGTAAGTTCAACGCACAAATTAAAGATCCGCGCACTCCCTTTGACTGGCTATCTACAGTGGAGGAAGAAGTGGATAAGTATATCGAGAACCCGCTGTGCGGTCAAATTCACCCAACTAGCTTTTTTGTGAATTTCATCGACGGGCTTTATCACCTGCTTTACAAAAATAAACCTGTGTTTAATGAACCACAGATTCCGGTACTGGTTTTATCCGGATCGAACGATCCTTGCGGTGAATGTGAGACAGGAGTCATGAAGACCGGTGAGTATTATAAAAATCTCGGTTTCGACACAGAGATTCTCCTTTATCCAAAGGGGCGGCATGAAATGCTCAACGAGGCCAATCGCGGAGAAGTCTATGAGGATGTCATCGCTTGGATCAATAGAAAAATCGAGATATAA
- a CDS encoding glycerol dehydrogenase, whose product MKRILIAPSRYQQGKDMLHELGAAIETYGTKALIVASDDDLKRMDNELNAAKAKQKFDAVYGNFGGECTHIEIKRLREVAKEEACDVIIGLGGGKALDTAKAISHFEKLPVIVIPTIASTDAPCSSLAVIYTENGEFDEYMFFTKNPDLVLVDSSVIAKAPVRFLVAGMGDALSTYFEARACEKSFADNIPGGKSTKAAVAIATLCYETLLEDSTKAKAACEGNVVTTALENIIEANILLSGLGFESSGLAAAHAVHNGLTAIEETHHYYHGEKVAFGVLVQLVLENASSEELERVISYNRSVGLPTTLKDLGISEVTPEKVKAIAKLACAEGETIYNMPFKVTEEDVCAAIVSADNLGGM is encoded by the coding sequence ATGAAAAGAATACTGATCGCACCATCACGCTATCAACAAGGAAAAGACATGTTGCACGAACTAGGTGCAGCCATTGAAACTTATGGAACCAAGGCGCTGATCGTCGCTTCAGACGACGACCTTAAAAGGATGGATAACGAATTAAATGCCGCTAAAGCCAAGCAGAAGTTCGATGCTGTCTACGGCAACTTTGGTGGCGAATGCACCCATATCGAGATCAAACGATTGAGAGAAGTCGCTAAGGAAGAAGCCTGTGATGTGATCATCGGTCTTGGCGGAGGTAAGGCGCTGGATACGGCAAAAGCGATCAGCCACTTTGAGAAACTGCCAGTGATCGTCATTCCAACCATCGCCTCAACAGATGCGCCGTGCAGCAGTCTTGCCGTCATCTACACTGAAAACGGCGAGTTCGACGAGTACATGTTCTTTACGAAGAACCCGGATCTGGTCTTGGTGGATTCTTCGGTTATCGCCAAAGCTCCTGTTCGGTTCCTGGTTGCAGGCATGGGCGACGCCTTATCGACTTACTTTGAAGCGAGAGCTTGTGAAAAGTCATTCGCTGACAATATTCCAGGTGGAAAAAGCACGAAAGCCGCAGTAGCGATTGCAACACTTTGTTATGAGACACTGCTTGAAGATTCTACAAAAGCAAAAGCCGCCTGTGAAGGCAATGTGGTGACTACGGCGCTTGAAAACATAATAGAGGCGAACATACTCTTAAGTGGACTGGGTTTTGAAAGCAGCGGACTAGCCGCTGCACATGCGGTTCATAACGGACTTACAGCGATCGAAGAGACACATCACTACTACCATGGAGAAAAAGTCGCTTTCGGTGTTCTTGTCCAGCTGGTTCTTGAAAACGCAAGCTCTGAGGAACTGGAACGAGTGATAAGCTACAATAGGTCAGTCGGACTACCGACCACACTTAAGGATCTTGGAATCAGCGAAGTGACACCGGAAAAAGTGAAGGCGATTGCAAAGCTCGCCTGCGCCGAAGGTGAGACGATTTACAACATGCCATTCAAAGTAACTGAAGAAGATGTCTGTGCTGCGATTGTCTCTGCCGATAACCTGGGAGGTATGTAA
- a CDS encoding PocR ligand-binding domain-containing protein produces MQKELYKLEDIIDVNQFQQVQNDISRATDMAVVTVDYKGVPFTAHSYSSAHCQAVRSDDKYRDLCQKCDSRGGLEAARIQKPYIYICHRGLVDLAVPIIANGQYIGAIMAGQVRLSDESSVNSLERIVSGKASVAEVALEERLSTLYEALPVMTLEKVEAIAAMLSHIARYNVESAIMKSVHPGVISKTQSSKQVVQSEHTPLSDELLQTHFNVDFLKPALVFLEQHTGDHVYAEEMATLCNVSLSYFSKSFNRVTGMSFSAYQNKLKIQRAEDLLKESQLGVSQIADTLAYDNSSYFIKLFKRQTGVTPTQYRKSYHLKKVLDHQNSMK; encoded by the coding sequence ATGCAAAAAGAGTTATATAAGCTTGAAGACATCATAGACGTCAATCAGTTTCAGCAAGTGCAGAACGACATTTCACGAGCCACGGACATGGCGGTAGTCACCGTGGATTACAAAGGGGTGCCCTTTACAGCGCACAGCTATAGCAGCGCGCATTGTCAAGCAGTCAGATCGGACGACAAGTATAGGGACCTTTGTCAAAAGTGTGATTCCAGAGGTGGTCTCGAGGCTGCGAGGATTCAAAAGCCGTACATTTATATTTGCCATAGGGGCCTTGTGGACCTGGCGGTTCCAATTATCGCAAACGGCCAGTATATCGGGGCGATCATGGCCGGTCAAGTCAGGTTGTCGGATGAAAGTAGTGTCAACTCCCTTGAACGCATCGTCAGTGGTAAAGCAAGTGTAGCTGAAGTCGCCTTAGAAGAGCGGTTGTCTACACTGTACGAGGCGCTGCCGGTCATGACACTTGAGAAAGTGGAGGCGATCGCCGCGATGTTGTCGCATATCGCCAGGTACAATGTTGAGAGTGCGATAATGAAATCGGTACACCCCGGCGTAATCAGCAAGACACAGTCAAGTAAACAGGTCGTTCAGTCGGAGCATACTCCCCTGAGTGACGAGCTTTTGCAGACCCACTTCAATGTCGACTTCTTAAAACCTGCGCTTGTGTTCTTGGAGCAACATACAGGCGATCACGTATATGCCGAGGAAATGGCTACACTTTGCAATGTAAGCTTAAGCTATTTCAGCAAGTCCTTCAATAGAGTGACAGGTATGAGCTTTTCAGCTTACCAGAACAAGTTGAAAATACAGAGGGCTGAAGACCTCTTGAAGGAAAGTCAGCTAGGGGTCAGTCAGATCGCGGATACACTGGCGTATGACAATTCGAGCTACTTTATTAAACTATTTAAAAGGCAGACGGGTGTGACACCGACTCAGTATAGAAAAAGCTATCATCTGAAGAAGGTGCTAGACCATCAAAATTCTATGAAATAA
- a CDS encoding ZIP family metal transporter, translating into MIQWFEQFGPVQQALIGTLFTWGVTALGAGLVFFFKSINKTVLNGMLGFAAGVMIAASFWSLLAPAISMAEDLGQIAFLTAAIGFLSGGAFLYLVDKLLPHLHMGLDTSQAEGVKTNWQRSVLLVLAITLHNIPEGLAVGVAFGAVAAGIGGTATLAGAIALAIGIGLQNFPEGAAVSIPLRREGFSRTKAFMYGQASGIVEPIAGVLGAYAVVKMQPILPYALAFAAGAMIYVVVEELIPEAQREEGGSKTDIATIGCMIGFTVMMVLDVALG; encoded by the coding sequence ATGATCCAATGGTTTGAGCAATTTGGACCTGTACAGCAGGCTCTAATAGGAACGTTATTTACATGGGGCGTCACAGCCCTTGGCGCAGGACTCGTATTTTTCTTTAAATCGATCAACAAGACAGTTTTAAACGGTATGTTGGGTTTTGCTGCGGGCGTGATGATCGCCGCAAGCTTCTGGTCCCTGTTGGCACCGGCAATCAGCATGGCGGAAGACTTGGGACAGATCGCATTTTTGACAGCGGCGATCGGATTCTTAAGTGGGGGGGCGTTCCTGTACCTTGTGGACAAGCTACTTCCTCACCTTCATATGGGACTTGATACGTCACAGGCTGAGGGTGTTAAAACCAATTGGCAACGAAGTGTGCTCTTGGTGCTTGCCATCACACTGCATAATATTCCAGAAGGCCTGGCGGTCGGTGTCGCCTTTGGCGCAGTTGCTGCCGGTATCGGTGGAACGGCGACGCTTGCTGGAGCCATAGCCCTAGCGATCGGTATCGGTCTTCAAAACTTTCCAGAAGGTGCTGCCGTATCCATACCTCTAAGACGTGAAGGATTTAGTAGAACAAAGGCTTTCATGTACGGTCAGGCATCTGGTATCGTAGAACCTATCGCCGGTGTGCTTGGCGCGTATGCGGTTGTCAAAATGCAGCCGATTCTACCTTATGCTTTGGCATTTGCAGCAGGTGCCATGATCTATGTAGTGGTGGAAGAACTGATTCCAGAAGCCCAAAGGGAAGAAGGCGGGTCAAAAACTGATATCGCCACAATCGGATGCATGATCGGTTTTACCGTGATGATGGTCTTGGATGTGGCCTTAGGTTAG
- a CDS encoding secondary thiamine-phosphate synthase enzyme YjbQ produces MRQVKTVIQVRSKGHQTMIDVTREVGVALQESGIRNGMLVLFVPHTTAAVTINENADPHVVRDMLAGLEKVFPEKGDYRHYEGNSHAHLKSSCIGVDQTVLVENGLMLLGTWQGIYFCEFDGPRTRELVIKVMGD; encoded by the coding sequence ATGAGACAAGTAAAAACGGTAATTCAAGTAAGGTCCAAGGGTCATCAGACCATGATCGATGTGACAAGGGAAGTGGGTGTGGCGCTGCAGGAAAGCGGAATTAGAAATGGGATGCTTGTGCTCTTTGTGCCCCACACCACAGCTGCTGTCACGATTAATGAAAACGCAGACCCTCATGTGGTGAGGGACATGCTGGCAGGACTAGAAAAAGTTTTTCCCGAAAAAGGAGATTACAGGCACTATGAGGGCAATTCCCATGCCCACCTTAAATCGTCCTGTATCGGTGTCGACCAGACCGTGCTTGTTGAAAACGGATTGATGCTTTTAGGCACATGGCAAGGCATCTATTTCTGTGAGTTTGACGGTCCCCGAACCAGGGAACTAGTGATCAAGGTGATGGGCGATTGA
- a CDS encoding GNAT family N-acetyltransferase — protein sequence MESYYKHPPVIELQRYRLRTLELKDSKKICEVYSEEGLAFQPMDPLKSEEEGKAYIETCRKRQLDGKMLRWAIVDEKDDMIGVFSMNGYDKRHRAISFGAMLSKVYWKKGIMTEVMQGVIAFLTKETNIRRIEVSINPKNSASLNLAKRVGFTEEGIKRDAIYIKESGRYEDRVVMSYLLERESL from the coding sequence ATGGAATCGTATTACAAGCATCCGCCGGTCATCGAACTACAGCGGTACCGGTTGAGAACACTTGAGTTGAAAGACTCAAAGAAGATTTGCGAGGTTTATTCTGAGGAAGGACTGGCGTTTCAGCCGATGGATCCCTTAAAGAGTGAAGAAGAGGGAAAGGCCTATATTGAGACATGTAGGAAAAGGCAGCTGGATGGAAAAATGCTCCGCTGGGCGATTGTCGATGAGAAAGATGACATGATAGGTGTTTTCTCAATGAACGGGTATGATAAACGTCACAGGGCCATATCCTTTGGAGCCATGCTGAGTAAGGTTTACTGGAAAAAAGGAATCATGACGGAGGTGATGCAAGGTGTGATCGCTTTTCTGACGAAAGAAACAAACATCAGAAGGATCGAGGTGAGCATCAATCCTAAAAACTCGGCTTCGCTGAATCTAGCGAAAAGGGTCGGCTTTACTGAAGAAGGTATAAAAAGAGATGCGATTTACATAAAAGAAAGCGGTAGGTACGAAGACCGGGTTGTGATGTCCTATCTGCTTGAGAGAGAAAGCCTGTAA
- a CDS encoding helix-turn-helix domain-containing protein, translated as MKTLVIDTRKKYKIFYDPLRQGILKTMKKIGRPCTVKDVSDTMEISHSKVHYHMRKLLEIGAVGLDHEEAMGNITAVYYDLDYESVNIMADPDEHITNAQLMDDMLDKLKKDSDENFMSLAQSYHETLRRLDSKEKVFGIHFFNDDIYLDFEERMELQKMVSDYVSSHSKKPDQMKGKTKTRVYMNMYDLEIHDK; from the coding sequence ATGAAGACACTGGTGATAGATACGAGAAAAAAATATAAGATATTCTATGATCCTCTCAGGCAGGGCATTCTGAAAACCATGAAGAAGATCGGTAGGCCGTGTACTGTCAAAGATGTGTCGGATACCATGGAGATTTCTCATTCAAAGGTACACTACCATATGCGCAAACTGCTCGAAATCGGAGCGGTGGGCCTAGATCATGAAGAGGCCATGGGCAATATCACCGCCGTCTATTACGACCTGGATTATGAATCGGTCAACATCATGGCAGATCCCGACGAGCATATTACCAATGCGCAGCTGATGGACGATATGCTCGACAAGTTGAAAAAAGACAGCGATGAGAATTTCATGTCACTTGCACAAAGCTATCATGAAACGCTAAGAAGACTGGACAGCAAGGAAAAGGTGTTCGGTATCCACTTCTTCAATGATGACATCTATTTGGACTTTGAAGAGCGTATGGAACTGCAAAAAATGGTGAGTGATTACGTGAGTAGCCACTCCAAAAAACCGGATCAGATGAAGGGAAAAACAAAGACCAGAGTCTATATGAACATGTACGACCTCGAAATCCACGACAAATGA
- a CDS encoding MFS transporter — translation MYKDLKALGSHKAYRNMLIARTISRFGDSIDVVAFSWLVYEITGSAALLGVVYILNILPNLILSPFIGPLVNYLPTKPLLVIGDALRGVFVIIIAALYMTGLLEPWHLYLLTLLTSTVEVFAMAAKGAIFQLTLPDELYMKANSIGNSIVQTAQLIGFALAGGVVAILGVEVAFLIDAATFLISALMILVTLLPNRPIRKFENGDYLESLKSGYRFILNDKTLVSILGLCLVFNFLITPINALLPVYVKETLSATASAIGILSVAITVGSLLGGLVVNHFGERYTPYQCLIVPLVGVGVLYAGLSLPLVVHFLPAVLIASLSFFVIGLMLPFVNVLLSTYMMKRTPNEIIAHVGGLVGMVVMVSNPIGAGFFGLISDKMNIGTLFVYNGIAMVAFTLLFATFKTIRKLNAYASINDIPGIKQNEAA, via the coding sequence ATGTATAAAGATTTAAAAGCGCTAGGCTCGCATAAGGCGTATAGGAATATGCTGATCGCAAGGACCATATCAAGATTTGGAGACAGTATCGACGTAGTCGCGTTTTCATGGCTCGTTTATGAGATCACAGGATCTGCCGCCCTTTTGGGAGTCGTCTACATACTCAATATACTACCCAACCTGATACTGAGTCCCTTTATCGGACCGCTGGTCAATTATTTGCCCACCAAGCCGCTGCTTGTGATAGGGGACGCCTTGAGGGGAGTGTTTGTCATCATCATCGCGGCGCTTTACATGACGGGTTTGCTTGAGCCATGGCATCTATACCTATTGACCTTGTTGACATCCACAGTAGAGGTGTTCGCGATGGCGGCAAAAGGCGCTATCTTCCAGTTGACCCTTCCGGACGAACTCTATATGAAAGCGAATTCAATTGGAAATTCCATTGTTCAAACCGCTCAGCTGATCGGCTTCGCCCTTGCTGGCGGGGTTGTCGCCATACTTGGAGTTGAAGTGGCCTTCCTGATCGATGCTGCGACATTTTTGATTTCAGCGCTGATGATCCTGGTCACGCTGCTTCCAAACAGACCGATCAGGAAATTTGAAAACGGAGATTATCTGGAAAGCCTGAAGTCGGGTTACCGCTTTATTCTGAATGACAAAACGCTCGTTTCCATCTTAGGGCTGTGCCTGGTATTCAACTTTCTGATCACACCGATAAACGCGCTACTTCCTGTGTATGTGAAAGAAACCTTGAGCGCTACGGCTTCCGCAATTGGAATCCTATCCGTCGCCATTACCGTGGGATCCTTGCTTGGCGGTCTCGTGGTCAATCACTTTGGAGAACGGTACACGCCGTATCAGTGCCTGATCGTCCCGCTCGTAGGAGTGGGTGTCTTGTACGCAGGGCTCTCGCTGCCCCTTGTGGTCCACTTTCTACCGGCTGTGCTGATCGCCTCGCTGTCTTTCTTTGTGATCGGGCTCATGCTTCCATTTGTGAATGTGCTCCTTAGCACCTATATGATGAAGCGGACTCCAAATGAAATCATCGCACATGTGGGGGGCCTTGTGGGTATGGTCGTGATGGTGTCCAATCCCATCGGAGCAGGTTTTTTTGGTTTGATATCCGATAAGATGAACATTGGAACACTTTTCGTTTATAATGGAATAGCGATGGTCGCCTTCACACTTTTATTTGCGACCTTTAAGACGATAAGAAAACTAAATGCTTATGCGTCTATCAATGACATTCCGGGTATCAAGCAAAACGAGGCGGCATAA